In the genome of Pempheris klunzingeri isolate RE-2024b chromosome 20, fPemKlu1.hap1, whole genome shotgun sequence, the window TGTGTTTGAGGAATTAAGGAAAAAAGGTAAGTGTTCTTCTGTCCAGATGTTTGCACAGTGTTGAGATTTACAACACTTATCTCATTATAAGAACACTTATctcattgttttcactgtgaattACTTCAACAGCAATAAACGCTTTTTATCATTGTGTTTCCTGACCTCAGGGAACCTCGAATGGCTGGACAAAAACAAGTCTCGGTGTTTAGTCATGTGGAGGCGACCAGAGGAATGGGGCAAGTTAATATACCAGTGGGTGAGTCATCAGATGCACACTGCGCTGTCTGTGAAACTGTAcgtttttgtacatttgcagGACTGATTAAGGGTGAATGGAAAGAAGGCAATGTTCTCTAAAGCAATAAATAAGTGGTAAAAGCAGCGTAatttgctgctgtcataacaTATTGTTgagtattttattattactgtgcTGTTATTAAGATaatcacagcataataagaTACACATGGAATGTAGAAATCTGACAATAACTAActacaaactaactaactaactacaaaaagaaaaaatatgcaCTCTCAGTTTACATGAATATAAACAGCCTGGTTATAGTTTGCTTTCAGCAGTAGCCTCACTTCTTAAACGTCATATAAATGAgatactgtgttttatgtagGAGAGGTAGGTGATTAGACAAACCAGATTTGTCCCCAGTGGGATATCTTCAAGAGGGCACCAATTTTTTTTGGCCATGAAGATCTGTAACCAGGTCTTTAATCAGCTGTATGCATGTATGCCTATGCAGGACAAAGACTTCAGGCTGGAGACATGCTGAGACATCAGGGCGGCAAGATAAAAGAGATCATCAGTAATGATGCTCCCGCTTACTCAAAAAAATTCCAACCCAAAGTccaaactgaaacagaaacttaCACAAAGTAGCCTTCTTGAGTCTAAATGAATCTTTCCACCAATTTTTCCACTCCGGCTATATGGAAACGCTGTGCTCACGTAAACCTTTTCCATTAACTGTACCAGCAGCCCtccgagacacacacacacacacacaaatcaggaAGTGTATTGTATCACTACGATTGTCAAAATAAGTACGTAATGCTTCCAAAATAAGGTGGGATGTAGGGAAGAAATCTGAGTACTGACCTGCTACTGCTAAACACTGATTCTACAGTAACCAGGTTACTGCAGTGCATGTAAACACGTCTGATTACCTCATTTCTCTGGGTAACCTGGCCTCTCTGTGCATATTCACACACCGTGAGTGTTAACATGCAAAATAGACTGCAGGTCTGCCTCATCAAAAACAGCATCATGGAAATTGGCTGGCCTCTACAATCTTAATGGACTACCGCTGAAGTGCATTAAAAATCAGCATATAAAAACACCCTCCGGCTGCTGTCAACACTCACTAgaacaccaaatgtgtattaatttgCAGCTGAGAATAGTCCCCAGCAAATGTACTCTTTACCCCTGTCTGCggaacatttgctaaaaactgcagtgcccagttgttttagaaaattattgaatttctgtttgaaatgaaaccatAGATTTGTGCGGCCGTCAGAGCTCAGTGCCAAAACTGTGACGGATAAAAAATAGTCTAAAATCTGTGCATGCATCACTGAAGTCCCTGCTGGATGGTTTACCAAAAAAATAACTTCCTGTATCATTTTTGTTCCAAACTTTGCTCAGAAAATTTAGTCAAAAGAGAACAAGTGTTGTGACTGTCAAaggaaaaatgttatttattccAGTCAATTTCTCAGAGTGACCATTATTCTGTTGTCAAACACTTTAGGTTTCCAAAAACGGGATGGTCAACTCTGTGTTCACACTTTACGAGCTGTCCAATGGAGATGACACAGAGGGTGAAGGTAAGGcaccatttaaaatgtgaagatgaatcagcatcaacatgttttttcaCACAGACTGATTTAACTGTAGAGTCAGCAAGTGTGGAGTATCATCCCAGACAGAGTCCACATTCATCATGATGGTCCACACAATAATAgcttttattattcttattgtaCCCGCTGACAGTAGCTCTAATCTGTTTCCCCAGAGTTCCACGGTTTAGAAGAGTGGATGCTGCTGCGCTCGTTGCAGGCTTTACAAACAGAAGGCAAAGCGGAGATCATCACCATGGATGATGGAAAGGGGGTCAAATTCTTCTGAAACGGTGCtggaatcacacacactctgtctggGAGCCCTCATACTGTACCTTACAGGCAAATGTTAAGATTTAGCCATCTAAAGCAAGGTGCACCTCAGTGCCCAGCCCAGAGGATGCTggtcctgcagctgttgttgcctTTTGGTTTTCCCAAGTTCAAAGCCTTTTCTTATTGGAAGAGAACCAATATCATTTCTAAGTGTTTGGGTGGAAAGAGTATTTTATGTGACACTGTGTTAAAAGTCATCAGAGGTAACAGTTGTTGCCACTTAAACATGCAATGAGTCTCATCAGGGGACTGAATACTATTATGTGTGAATATTCCTGGGGAAAATCTTTCCCCACCAGCTGTAACTTTACACTTTCTTCATTGTAAATACGACTACTTTTATCCCGATTTTCCCTGATAACAAATATCCTCGGCATAATTAGCTCTGGACCTTTTTGCTCGGCCGTTGTTCCTCCGTTCCAACAACCAGACATCCCAAAGAAATCCCAGAACACAACACCAGGgggacttttttattttgagaatAAATGCT includes:
- the vps25 gene encoding vacuolar protein-sorting-associated protein 25, which produces MSFEWPWQYNFPPFFTLQPNVDTRQKQLAAWCSLALSYCRHHKLYTLDIMEAQESPVFNNKKIERKLSIEAIQVVFEELRKKGNLEWLDKNKSRCLVMWRRPEEWGKLIYQWVSKNGMVNSVFTLYELSNGDDTEGEEFHGLEEWMLLRSLQALQTEGKAEIITMDDGKGVKFF